One Natrinema salaciae genomic region harbors:
- a CDS encoding sodium/proline symporter, whose amino-acid sequence MATDGLAGSAGAWVLGTFAVYLLFLLGIGLYSSRLMDTVDDYVIGGRSVGPVVTGFSERASEMSGWLTLGVPSDAFGTGVMAFYNGLGMIPADLFAWAGLAKRLRKYTEVVKAVTLPTFFETRLQDDTGYVKGVSAFVLMIFEGGYVGAQIVAAGTLLEVLTGVSSLVGILAGGVIVVGYTMLGGYFAVAWSDYFQGAIILIAFIILPVLAFTSYGLPFEDLESIGSSYTSVTAGMTGWAAIFGIISYAAIGLGIPGNPHVMVRFMGIDEVKNVRLAALVAQLFMFIAYIGAGFVGLYALVVFGQSGIEDPNNVMPLLTLEFFPGAIAGIILAAALAAMMSSADSQLLVATSAIVEDVYHGYVNPDASQESLVRYSQFVTLGLGGASIVFAYIAQNTPIYTLVLDYAWGGLGAAIGPTLIASLWWKRVSAAGSVASMIVGTATMFLWTQLSTVLELLGLMGAVDGSAFLTGLVGVYGLFPAFILSTTTLIAVSLLTRPPEGVDDHFDTFDKPLSALSSDDGPTGTPEYVTDGGRDVEPKAITETDNIRAHVAASDYWETGDE is encoded by the coding sequence ATGGCAACTGACGGGCTCGCCGGGTCGGCCGGTGCGTGGGTCCTCGGAACGTTCGCCGTGTACCTCCTCTTCCTCCTCGGGATCGGACTGTACTCCTCCCGACTCATGGACACCGTCGACGATTACGTCATCGGGGGTCGGAGCGTCGGCCCCGTCGTCACGGGCTTTTCCGAACGCGCCTCCGAGATGAGCGGCTGGCTCACGCTGGGGGTTCCAAGCGATGCGTTCGGCACCGGCGTCATGGCGTTTTATAATGGCCTCGGGATGATCCCCGCCGACCTGTTCGCGTGGGCCGGCCTCGCGAAGCGACTCCGGAAGTATACGGAAGTCGTGAAAGCGGTCACGTTGCCGACGTTCTTCGAGACGCGTCTGCAGGACGATACCGGATACGTCAAAGGCGTCTCCGCGTTCGTGTTGATGATCTTCGAGGGCGGCTACGTGGGTGCACAGATCGTTGCCGCCGGGACGCTGCTGGAGGTCCTCACCGGCGTCTCGTCGTTGGTCGGAATCCTTGCGGGCGGCGTCATCGTCGTCGGCTACACCATGCTTGGTGGCTACTTCGCCGTCGCGTGGTCGGACTACTTCCAGGGCGCGATCATCCTGATCGCGTTCATCATACTGCCGGTGTTGGCGTTTACCAGCTACGGACTGCCGTTCGAGGACCTCGAGTCCATCGGGAGTTCCTACACGAGCGTCACGGCCGGCATGACTGGCTGGGCGGCCATCTTCGGGATCATCAGTTACGCCGCGATCGGGCTCGGCATCCCCGGGAACCCGCACGTGATGGTCCGGTTCATGGGCATCGACGAGGTCAAAAACGTGCGCCTCGCCGCACTCGTCGCGCAACTGTTCATGTTCATCGCGTACATCGGGGCCGGGTTCGTCGGTCTGTACGCGCTCGTCGTCTTCGGTCAAAGCGGGATCGAAGACCCGAACAACGTTATGCCGCTGCTCACGCTCGAGTTCTTCCCCGGTGCGATCGCGGGGATCATTCTGGCGGCCGCACTGGCAGCGATGATGTCCAGCGCCGACTCGCAACTGCTCGTCGCGACGAGCGCCATCGTCGAGGACGTCTACCACGGGTACGTCAATCCGGACGCGAGTCAGGAGTCACTGGTTCGATACTCACAGTTCGTCACGCTCGGGCTCGGTGGGGCGAGCATCGTCTTCGCGTACATCGCACAGAACACTCCCATCTACACGCTCGTCCTTGATTACGCCTGGGGCGGACTCGGAGCGGCCATCGGCCCGACGCTCATCGCCTCGCTGTGGTGGAAGCGGGTGTCTGCCGCCGGCTCCGTCGCGAGCATGATCGTCGGCACCGCGACGATGTTCCTGTGGACCCAGCTCTCGACCGTCCTCGAACTCCTCGGACTCATGGGTGCAGTCGACGGATCGGCGTTCCTCACCGGGCTCGTCGGCGTGTACGGATTGTTCCCGGCGTTTATCCTCTCGACGACGACGCTCATCGCCGTCTCCCTGCTCACGAGGCCGCCGGAGGGCGTCGACGACCACTTCGACACCTTCGACAAACCGCTGTCGGCGCTCTCGAGCGACGACGGTCCGACCGGCACTCCCGAGTACGTCACCGACGGTGGGCGCGACGTCGAGCCGAAGGCGATCACGGAGACCGACAACATCCGCGCCCACGTCGCGGCCAGCGACTACTGGGAGACGGGTGACGAATAG
- a CDS encoding beta-propeller domain-containing protein: protein MTDRRTLTAVALIALLVGSVLGAGLTGLIDDRTADTDLERETSPIAGLSDPELTTFESDEEFAEYFDDDRGRTAAPGWTSIAPTTGGNVALEERENLESTADGAEGGADAASAPASGGGEPRHSTTNVQEAALDEPDALKTDGESVYYADHRYASRWDETSIVDVSDPDAPEAVGSIPLSGDLLLAGDTLVVLGDEEAAGYDVSDPESPEEQWREDLEARIDTARLYDGDLYLVLVDRPGSDPCPIVPYGDRAVACTDVVRPTADADADAVYTAARIDPETGTLESEASVVGSRSLSATYVSENGIYLSYTRSTDEYELRRSYLGSDDGSALLDAEARDRVAALDDLDISRRAKAVELQEILADWYDRMDEDERREARRAFDEGLGDHAAAHHRDLTTTGIVRIGLDGKLSAEASGEVPGTPLNQFSMDEHDDHLRIATTIPGTHGVDSENDVYVLDGDLETVGSVTGLGVDERIYSVRFEGDEGYVVTFREIDPFYTLDLSEPTDPTVDGELKLPGFSEYLHPLEDDLVLGIGQEDRNPKATLFDVTDPEDPIELDSEILAGEHYSDVSRTHTAFLQDEAHGVFFMPGSERSYVFDYQGGELEEVARVDLGGRGTRAMYVGDHLYVFGEGEAVVLDETTWEVETRLDL from the coding sequence ATGACTGATCGACGAACGCTGACCGCGGTCGCCCTCATAGCACTGCTCGTGGGCTCGGTCCTCGGGGCCGGCCTCACGGGGCTGATCGACGACCGCACCGCCGATACCGACCTCGAGCGAGAGACCAGTCCGATCGCCGGTCTGAGCGATCCCGAACTGACGACGTTCGAGTCCGACGAGGAGTTTGCCGAGTACTTCGACGACGACCGGGGGCGGACCGCCGCTCCGGGCTGGACGTCGATCGCGCCGACGACCGGTGGCAACGTGGCGCTCGAGGAACGAGAGAACCTCGAGTCGACTGCCGACGGGGCCGAAGGGGGTGCGGACGCGGCGTCGGCACCCGCATCGGGCGGCGGCGAGCCGCGTCACTCGACGACGAACGTCCAGGAAGCGGCCCTCGACGAACCGGACGCCCTGAAGACCGACGGCGAATCGGTCTACTACGCCGATCACCGGTACGCATCACGCTGGGACGAGACGTCGATCGTCGACGTGAGCGATCCCGACGCGCCCGAGGCCGTCGGATCGATCCCGCTCTCCGGTGACCTGCTGCTCGCGGGCGATACCCTCGTCGTCCTCGGCGACGAGGAAGCCGCCGGCTACGACGTGAGCGATCCCGAGTCCCCCGAGGAGCAGTGGCGCGAGGATCTCGAGGCGCGGATCGACACCGCCCGCCTGTACGACGGCGACCTCTACCTCGTCCTCGTCGACCGGCCCGGCAGCGATCCGTGTCCGATAGTGCCCTACGGCGACCGGGCCGTCGCGTGTACCGACGTGGTTCGCCCGACCGCCGACGCGGACGCGGACGCCGTCTACACCGCCGCCCGCATCGACCCCGAGACGGGAACGCTCGAGAGCGAGGCCAGCGTCGTCGGCTCGCGCTCGCTGTCGGCCACCTACGTCTCCGAGAACGGGATCTACCTCTCTTATACCCGCTCGACCGACGAGTACGAACTGCGGCGTTCGTACCTCGGGAGCGACGACGGCTCCGCGCTCCTCGACGCCGAGGCTCGCGACCGGGTGGCCGCGCTAGACGACCTCGACATCTCCCGGCGCGCCAAGGCGGTCGAACTACAGGAGATCCTCGCGGACTGGTACGACCGGATGGACGAGGACGAGCGGCGGGAGGCCCGTCGCGCGTTCGATGAGGGTCTCGGCGATCACGCCGCCGCTCACCACCGCGATCTGACGACGACCGGTATCGTCAGGATCGGTCTCGACGGGAAGCTGTCCGCCGAGGCCAGCGGCGAAGTTCCCGGGACGCCGCTCAATCAGTTCTCGATGGACGAACACGACGACCACCTCCGCATCGCGACGACGATTCCCGGAACGCACGGCGTCGACTCGGAGAACGACGTCTACGTCCTCGACGGCGACCTCGAGACGGTCGGCTCGGTGACGGGGCTGGGCGTCGACGAGCGCATCTACTCGGTCCGGTTCGAGGGCGACGAGGGGTACGTCGTCACGTTCCGCGAGATCGACCCCTTCTACACGCTCGACCTCTCCGAGCCGACGGATCCGACCGTCGACGGCGAACTCAAACTGCCGGGCTTCTCGGAGTACCTGCACCCGCTCGAGGACGACCTCGTCCTCGGAATCGGGCAGGAAGACCGCAACCCGAAGGCGACGCTGTTCGACGTGACCGATCCCGAGGACCCGATCGAACTCGACTCGGAGATCCTCGCCGGCGAGCACTACAGCGACGTCAGTCGGACGCACACCGCCTTCCTGCAGGACGAGGCTCACGGCGTGTTCTTCATGCCGGGCAGCGAGCGCAGCTACGTGTTCGACTACCAGGGCGGTGAGCTCGAGGAAGTCGCTCGCGTCGATCTCGGCGGCCGCGGCACCCGAGCGATGTACGTCGGCGACCACCTCTACGTCTTCGGCGAGGGCGAGGCGGTCGTCCTCGACGAGACGACCTGGGAGGTGGAGACGCGACTCGACCTCTGA
- a CDS encoding oxidoreductase, whose product MGWTADDVPDQRGRTVLITGANSGIGLEATRELARNGATVRMACRSVERGEDAAADVRDDVPDAELRVAECDLGSLESVRAVAADLGDEELDVLINNAGVMAIPRSETEDGFETQFGVNHLGHFALTGLVLENLATADGEPARVVTVSSGVHERGEIDFDDLQGEESYDKWDAYAQSKLANVLFAYELERRFLTADANAESMAVHPGYANTRLQFRGPEQSGSRLRMAAMRLMNTVAAQSAEMGALPTLYAATAPEAEGGAYYGPGGFKNMRGTPERQASSDRSYDEETARRLWTVSRELTGVTYDLPEPAAEI is encoded by the coding sequence ATGGGCTGGACAGCCGACGACGTTCCCGACCAGCGGGGTCGTACCGTTCTCATCACGGGCGCGAACAGTGGCATCGGTCTCGAGGCGACCCGCGAACTCGCGCGCAACGGCGCGACCGTACGCATGGCCTGCCGAAGCGTCGAGCGCGGCGAGGACGCAGCCGCGGACGTTCGCGACGACGTTCCCGACGCCGAGCTTCGCGTGGCGGAGTGCGATCTGGGGAGCCTCGAGTCCGTTCGCGCCGTCGCGGCGGACCTCGGCGACGAGGAACTCGACGTGCTGATCAACAACGCGGGCGTCATGGCGATTCCGCGATCCGAAACCGAAGACGGATTCGAGACGCAGTTCGGCGTCAACCACCTCGGCCACTTCGCGCTGACCGGACTGGTGCTCGAGAATCTGGCGACCGCCGACGGGGAGCCGGCGCGGGTCGTCACCGTCTCGAGCGGCGTCCACGAACGGGGCGAGATCGACTTCGACGACCTCCAGGGCGAGGAGTCGTACGACAAGTGGGACGCGTACGCCCAGTCGAAGCTTGCGAACGTGCTGTTCGCGTACGAACTCGAGCGGCGATTCCTCACCGCCGACGCGAACGCCGAGAGCATGGCGGTCCACCCGGGCTACGCGAACACGCGGTTGCAGTTCCGCGGCCCGGAACAGAGCGGTAGCCGGCTTCGAATGGCGGCGATGCGACTCATGAACACGGTGGCCGCACAGTCGGCCGAGATGGGCGCGCTGCCGACGCTGTACGCCGCGACCGCGCCCGAGGCCGAGGGCGGCGCGTACTACGGCCCCGGCGGGTTCAAGAACATGCGCGGGACGCCCGAGCGACAGGCCTCCTCGGATCGCTCCTACGACGAGGAGACGGCCCGTCGGCTGTGGACCGTCTCGAGGGAACTGACGGGAGTCACGTACGATCTGCCGGAGCCGGCCGCCGAGATCTGA
- a CDS encoding ferredoxin produces the protein MSDDGIQRASDVGSSDAPPIEEKPYKIVFEANKCFGAGKCAEVSDNWEMSIASGMAQPNEYFVDEADLEHNVRAAEICPAKKGDGCIHVVDRRTDEEIAPDPHGDGTLSVDW, from the coding sequence ATGAGCGACGACGGCATCCAGCGCGCGAGCGACGTCGGTTCGAGCGACGCACCGCCGATCGAGGAGAAACCGTACAAGATCGTCTTCGAGGCGAACAAGTGCTTCGGCGCGGGCAAGTGCGCCGAAGTCAGCGACAACTGGGAGATGTCCATCGCGTCGGGCATGGCGCAGCCCAACGAGTACTTCGTCGACGAAGCGGACCTCGAGCACAACGTCCGCGCCGCCGAAATCTGCCCGGCGAAGAAAGGCGACGGCTGCATCCACGTCGTCGACCGTCGGACCGACGAGGAGATCGCCCCCGATCCGCACGGCGACGGAACGCTGAGCGTCGACTGGTAG
- a CDS encoding IclR family transcriptional regulator yields MTTERPRPVKTTETSLALVRAVRNSGGATLSELANRLGLAKSTVHNHLHTLVDEGFLVRDGDTYHVGLEFLPFGEHARDRNPVYATARRRVYSLAEETGHEADFIVEENGRAYSLEYAIGESSRRGVSELGPFRAGSRFYMHNCASGKAMLASMPEPRIRAIIDRWGLPSTTDQTVTDETVLFDELAAVRDRGYAINDEELIDGYRSVGAAVTNPEGEVVGAFSIGGPTYRMAVDESTTEEIERLLLDEIESLESELFR; encoded by the coding sequence ATGACGACCGAACGCCCTCGGCCGGTCAAGACGACGGAAACCTCGCTCGCGCTCGTTCGGGCGGTCCGAAACAGCGGCGGGGCCACGCTGAGCGAGCTGGCCAACCGCCTCGGGTTAGCCAAAAGCACCGTCCACAATCACCTCCACACGCTGGTCGACGAGGGGTTTCTCGTCCGCGACGGGGACACCTACCACGTCGGCCTCGAGTTCCTCCCGTTCGGCGAGCACGCGCGGGACCGAAACCCGGTGTACGCGACGGCCCGGAGACGGGTCTACTCCCTCGCCGAGGAGACCGGACACGAAGCCGACTTCATCGTCGAGGAGAACGGCCGCGCGTACTCCCTCGAGTACGCGATCGGCGAGTCGAGCCGACGGGGGGTCTCGGAACTGGGACCGTTTCGGGCGGGGAGCCGGTTTTATATGCACAACTGCGCCTCGGGCAAAGCCATGCTGGCATCGATGCCCGAACCCCGCATCCGAGCGATTATCGATCGCTGGGGGCTTCCGTCGACGACCGACCAAACCGTGACCGACGAAACGGTGCTGTTCGACGAACTCGCGGCGGTCCGAGACCGCGGCTACGCGATCAACGACGAGGAACTGATCGACGGGTATCGGTCCGTCGGCGCCGCCGTAACGAACCCCGAGGGCGAGGTCGTCGGCGCGTTCTCGATCGGCGGTCCGACTTACCGCATGGCCGTCGACGAATCGACCACGGAAGAGATCGAACGGCTGTTACTCGACGAAATCGAGTCGCTCGAGTCGGAACTGTTCCGGTAA
- a CDS encoding PAS domain-containing protein, which produces MGASSPTDADLHARLRRQEVVTELSQRALTTTDLDQLCDDATTAVAETLDTEYCAVIERATDENDGVFRAGVGCTEERIGNTTAPVGRDSQSRTPHRDGEPIVVDDLRADDRIVGPASRTDLELVSGVSVPVETSDEPWGVLETYATDRRTITEADVDFVRRVTDVIAAAVEGERQRAAIEEVYGRISDAFFALDEEWRFTYMNDRAHELINPEARTLVGERIWDVFPAAAEQKFKPEYERAIHHQETVSFEAYYPEPLDAWFEVRAYPSETGLSVYFRDVTERKQRERDLEVSEHRYRTLVEHFPNGAVTLVDDDLHYRTVGGSPLEDANATTADLEGEPVREALPPSLADPLVPRYEAALAGETSSFELTSGDRVYDVRIVPVRDDDGEVFAALGMSQDITEQTERERELRNAKSQLEAATEAGAVGTWEWDVRDDEMVVGPSFARTFGVDPDAARAGVSLDRFVDAIHEDDRERVVDEIEAAVDACREYEAEYRVRNADGEIRWVVARGRVECDGDGEPITFPGALTDITERKRAELERRRSAEQLQTLFEILPVGVVVADADGRLVEANDTATEIWGGDVFDADSVAESERYPIRRAGSGDPVGPDETMLARVLDGEELTEPNVFEIEAADGERRIVSAKGMPVRDADGDVIRGVVTLTDITERRESQRRLAESERRYRTLVENFPEGAVGLFDETLEYTAVGGQLLDEVGVATEDRVGNRIGDVLPDELADEIEPYFHAALEGETNAFELERYNRHLHAHTLPVRNGDDEIFAGMVVVQDVTERREYQRKLEASNERLEQFAYAASHDLQEPLRMVTSYLQLLERRYGDAFDEDGREFLTFAVDGAERMREMIDGLLEYSRVETRGEPFEPVDLEAVFEAVREDLQLQLEETDAELTVEDLPRVEGDASQLRQVLQNLLSNAITYSGDEPPRVHVGAERRGDEWTISVRDEGIGIDPDDQDRVFTIFDRLHSREKYEGTGIGLALCERIVERHGGDIWVDSEPGEGATFTVTLPDSHDGER; this is translated from the coding sequence ATGGGAGCGTCTTCGCCTACCGATGCCGATCTCCACGCACGACTCCGCCGACAGGAGGTCGTCACCGAACTCAGCCAACGGGCGCTGACAACCACCGATCTCGATCAACTCTGTGACGACGCGACGACGGCCGTCGCCGAAACGCTGGACACCGAGTACTGCGCCGTCATCGAGCGAGCAACGGACGAGAACGACGGGGTGTTCAGAGCGGGTGTCGGCTGTACGGAAGAGCGTATCGGGAACACGACCGCACCGGTGGGCCGCGACTCGCAATCCAGGACGCCCCATCGCGACGGGGAGCCGATCGTCGTCGACGACCTGCGGGCCGACGATCGGATCGTCGGCCCCGCGTCCCGCACCGACCTCGAGCTCGTCAGCGGCGTCAGCGTCCCCGTCGAGACGAGCGACGAGCCGTGGGGCGTCCTCGAGACGTACGCGACCGATCGGCGAACGATTACCGAGGCCGACGTCGACTTCGTTCGGCGCGTCACGGACGTCATCGCCGCGGCCGTCGAGGGCGAGCGGCAACGCGCCGCGATCGAGGAGGTGTACGGCCGCATCTCGGACGCGTTCTTCGCGCTCGACGAGGAGTGGCGGTTCACCTACATGAACGATCGAGCACACGAGCTGATCAACCCCGAGGCACGGACGCTGGTCGGCGAGCGCATCTGGGACGTGTTTCCCGCGGCGGCCGAGCAAAAGTTCAAACCGGAGTACGAACGGGCGATACACCATCAGGAGACCGTCTCCTTCGAGGCGTACTACCCCGAACCGCTCGACGCGTGGTTCGAGGTCCGCGCCTATCCCTCGGAAACGGGGCTGTCGGTCTACTTTCGCGACGTAACCGAACGCAAACAGCGCGAGCGGGACCTCGAGGTGTCCGAGCACCGCTACCGGACGCTGGTGGAACACTTCCCGAACGGAGCCGTCACGCTCGTCGACGACGACCTGCACTATCGGACGGTGGGCGGGAGCCCCCTCGAGGACGCCAATGCGACGACCGCGGACCTCGAGGGCGAACCGGTCCGGGAGGCCCTCCCGCCGTCGCTAGCGGACCCGCTCGTCCCCCGCTACGAGGCCGCGCTCGCGGGCGAGACCAGCTCGTTCGAACTGACGAGCGGGGACCGCGTCTACGACGTCCGAATCGTTCCGGTCCGCGACGACGATGGCGAGGTGTTCGCCGCGCTGGGGATGTCCCAGGACATCACCGAGCAGACGGAACGCGAGCGCGAACTTCGCAACGCGAAGTCCCAGCTCGAGGCGGCGACGGAGGCCGGCGCCGTCGGGACCTGGGAGTGGGACGTTCGAGACGACGAGATGGTCGTCGGTCCGTCGTTCGCCAGGACGTTCGGGGTGGACCCCGACGCGGCTCGAGCGGGGGTCTCGCTCGATCGCTTCGTCGACGCTATCCACGAGGACGACCGCGAGCGCGTCGTCGACGAGATCGAGGCCGCGGTCGACGCCTGTCGCGAGTACGAGGCGGAGTATCGCGTCCGGAACGCCGACGGCGAAATCCGGTGGGTCGTCGCGCGCGGTCGCGTCGAGTGCGACGGCGACGGGGAGCCGATCACGTTCCCGGGGGCGCTCACCGACATCACGGAGCGCAAACGGGCCGAACTGGAGCGCCGACGGAGCGCGGAACAGCTGCAGACGCTGTTCGAGATCCTCCCGGTCGGCGTCGTGGTCGCCGACGCCGACGGACGGCTGGTCGAGGCGAACGATACGGCCACCGAGATCTGGGGCGGTGACGTGTTCGACGCCGATTCCGTCGCGGAGTCCGAGCGGTATCCGATTCGACGGGCCGGCTCGGGCGATCCAGTCGGTCCGGACGAGACGATGCTAGCCCGCGTGCTGGACGGCGAGGAACTCACGGAACCGAACGTCTTCGAGATCGAAGCCGCCGACGGCGAACGGCGGATCGTCAGCGCGAAGGGGATGCCGGTACGCGACGCCGACGGCGACGTGATCCGGGGCGTCGTTACCCTCACCGATATCACCGAGCGCCGCGAATCGCAGCGACGGCTCGCCGAGAGCGAGCGCCGGTACCGAACGCTCGTCGAGAACTTCCCCGAGGGTGCAGTGGGACTGTTCGACGAGACCCTGGAGTACACGGCCGTCGGCGGGCAGCTACTCGACGAAGTCGGCGTGGCCACGGAAGACCGAGTCGGAAACCGCATCGGCGACGTCCTCCCGGACGAGCTGGCCGACGAGATCGAGCCGTACTTCCACGCCGCGCTCGAGGGGGAGACGAACGCCTTCGAACTCGAGCGGTACAACCGTCACCTGCACGCCCACACGCTGCCGGTTCGAAACGGCGACGACGAGATCTTCGCCGGCATGGTCGTCGTCCAGGACGTCACGGAGCGCCGGGAGTACCAGCGCAAGCTCGAGGCGTCCAACGAGCGCCTCGAACAGTTCGCCTACGCGGCCTCCCACGACCTGCAAGAGCCCCTGCGGATGGTCACCAGCTACCTCCAGCTGCTCGAGCGGCGGTACGGCGACGCCTTCGACGAGGACGGACGGGAGTTCCTCACGTTCGCCGTCGACGGCGCGGAACGCATGCGCGAGATGATCGACGGCCTCCTCGAGTACTCCCGCGTCGAAACGCGGGGCGAGCCGTTCGAACCCGTGGACCTCGAGGCCGTCTTCGAGGCCGTCCGCGAGGACCTCCAGCTCCAGCTCGAGGAGACCGACGCCGAACTCACGGTCGAGGACCTCCCACGCGTCGAGGGCGACGCGAGCCAGCTCCGACAGGTGCTCCAGAACCTGCTGTCGAACGCGATCACCTACAGCGGCGACGAGCCGCCGCGAGTTCACGTCGGGGCCGAGCGACGGGGCGACGAGTGGACGATCTCGGTTCGCGACGAGGGGATCGGGATCGATCCCGACGATCAAGACCGGGTGTTCACCATCTTCGACCGGCTCCACAGCCGCGAGAAGTACGAGGGGACGGGCATCGGCCTCGCGCTCTGCGAGCGCATCGTCGAACGCCACGGCGGCGATATCTGGGTCGACTCCGAGCCCGGCGAGGGGGCGACGTTCACCGTCACGCTGCCCGACTCCCACGACGGTGAGCGGTGA
- a CDS encoding proline dehydrogenase family protein, giving the protein MIPPIASRFVADTTASGTLEYVADCNDDELGAILNLLGEHYHERGPADEDADEYCRLVTELARRDLDGCISVKPSQIGIDVGPDVFAANFERIVEAGADEDVFVWCDMEDHTTTDTTLDAVEATARDHPHGVGVAIQANLKRTRDDLRRLSDVPAAVRLVKGAYDEPSSVAHQSKEAVNDAYEAHLEYLFREFDRGVAVGSHDPQMLELATDLHEEYGTPFEIQMLMGVREDAQRELARQGYEVNQYVPYGGKWMQYFYRRIRERKENALFALRAVVGV; this is encoded by the coding sequence ATGATTCCGCCAATTGCGAGCCGTTTCGTCGCCGACACGACCGCCTCGGGGACGTTAGAGTACGTCGCGGACTGCAACGACGACGAACTGGGCGCTATTCTCAACCTCCTCGGCGAACACTATCACGAGCGCGGCCCCGCGGACGAGGATGCCGACGAGTACTGCCGGCTGGTTACCGAACTGGCCCGCCGCGACCTCGATGGCTGTATCTCGGTCAAACCCTCCCAGATCGGGATCGACGTCGGGCCCGATGTCTTCGCGGCGAACTTCGAACGGATCGTCGAGGCCGGGGCCGACGAGGACGTGTTCGTCTGGTGTGACATGGAGGATCACACGACGACGGATACGACCTTGGACGCCGTCGAAGCGACGGCCCGCGACCACCCCCACGGCGTCGGCGTCGCCATTCAGGCGAATCTCAAACGGACGCGGGACGACCTGCGCCGACTGTCCGACGTTCCCGCCGCCGTTCGGCTGGTGAAAGGGGCCTACGACGAACCGTCGTCGGTCGCTCATCAGTCCAAGGAAGCCGTCAACGACGCCTACGAGGCCCACCTCGAGTATCTGTTCCGGGAGTTCGATCGCGGCGTCGCCGTCGGGAGCCACGACCCGCAGATGCTCGAACTCGCGACCGATCTCCACGAGGAGTACGGCACGCCCTTCGAGATTCAGATGCTCATGGGTGTTCGCGAGGACGCCCAGCGAGAACTCGCCCGGCAGGGCTACGAGGTCAACCAGTACGTTCCCTACGGCGGCAAGTGGATGCAGTACTTCTACCGGCGGATCCGCGAGCGAAAGGAGAACGCGTTGTTCGCGCTTCGGGCAGTCGTCGGCGTGTAA
- a CDS encoding DUF5806 family protein, translating to MDGNETVDRSDADRPERSDGRAGTDEHSSADDAGATTDGDEPGTDADESGTGADGPAIGADGDEPGTDGDERASASDGDASMPGVPDPEPQERDVPEDVQKYARFKKMDGAQYDRVNDFLRDRTYITAREWAIARLCSDFRTETGVEMTKIGENLPDLVPFMTDTYTPQAVNQARSSFEDKVRTAGATFLYGAMCDFFTAEELDDVMYEATEVAKFLLEVEGVDLSVEEELEAEERISSVMREVREASEELRAEDITESEG from the coding sequence ATGGACGGCAACGAGACGGTCGATCGGTCCGACGCCGACCGCCCGGAGCGATCCGACGGGCGGGCCGGAACGGACGAACACTCGAGCGCTGACGACGCGGGAGCCACGACGGACGGCGACGAGCCCGGGACGGATGCCGACGAATCCGGGACGGGCGCGGATGGGCCTGCGATCGGCGCGGACGGCGACGAGCCCGGGACGGACGGCGACGAACGGGCGTCCGCGAGCGACGGCGACGCGTCGATGCCGGGCGTACCGGACCCCGAGCCCCAGGAGCGTGACGTCCCCGAGGACGTTCAGAAGTACGCTCGCTTCAAGAAGATGGACGGCGCGCAGTACGACCGGGTTAACGACTTCCTGCGGGATCGGACCTACATCACCGCCCGGGAGTGGGCTATCGCCCGTCTCTGCTCCGACTTCCGAACCGAGACCGGCGTCGAGATGACCAAGATCGGCGAGAACCTGCCCGACCTGGTTCCCTTCATGACCGACACCTACACGCCGCAGGCGGTGAATCAGGCCCGCTCTTCGTTCGAGGACAAGGTCCGCACCGCCGGCGCGACCTTCCTCTACGGCGCGATGTGCGACTTCTTCACCGCCGAGGAACTCGACGACGTGATGTACGAGGCCACCGAGGTCGCCAAGTTCCTGCTCGAGGTCGAGGGGGTCGATCTCTCCGTCGAGGAGGAACTCGAGGCCGAGGAGCGCATCTCGAGTGTCATGCGGGAGGTCCGCGAAGCCAGCGAGGAGCTCCGCGCCGAGGACATCACCGAGAGCGAGGGGTAG